A stretch of DNA from Pseudomonadota bacterium:
GGCTTGACCTTGTATTATTAACATCATACAATTATCTAATCAATTTCCAGTATTTATCAAGGGGGGTTTATGGTCTGGGGAAAGAAAATAGCCATAAATACGGGCGGTGGGGATGCACCGGGACTGAATGCGGTTATTGAGGCCGTGGTCATGTCCTCTTCAAAAATGAACTGGGAAGTTTACGGTATTAAGAACGGCTATGCCGGGCTTCTCAATAC
This window harbors:
- a CDS encoding 6-phosphofructokinase, producing the protein MVWGKKIAINTGGGDAPGLNAVIEAVVMSSSKMNWEVYGIKNGYAGLLNT